Proteins encoded in a region of the Planococcus citri chromosome 1, ihPlaCitr1.1, whole genome shotgun sequence genome:
- the LOC135832591 gene encoding esterase FE4-like — protein MASYVTIPFKDSEIRGIEKTSLNEKIYYAFLGIPYAEPPIGDLRFKAPQPLKNFPKYLDATKFKSSCIQYNELHKLDMGSEDCLHVNIFIPKLPTTDSLSPVMLYFHGGSYLCLTANSMTPHLLIEHDIVIVSFNFRLHALGFLDLGIPDCPGNVGLKDQVLALQWVKENIKYFGGDPDNITLFGMSSGAASAHMLIMSPMHQNLANKLILIGSNALNTWHVNPEPLKIAFELGRKFGYEGDDKEALLKLLKSVSAEEILKAVLTIYKENIKLPRSYSFRPTVECIKEGAFLPDLPQKLWREVNNITVINGINENEGTVILRNPEFAQLIVQHDALKNVIFDMTSVKEDFLESMFQEIISFYGIAEKDNPENYVARVNLLTDLLLRHVYTIPEFLPSISSTCSLYNYQFAYRGTRNIMTNAWKERIPQNIIEGTFHADDVGYLVIQKKWNTPESDRKVAQTVCTLWTNFVKYGNPNGEIFNNLWVPSSKENPCYLQIDENLTMKNEDFNLERANFWKHLTEKYSL, from the exons ATGGCTTCGTACGTTACTATTCCATTCAAGGATTCAGAAATTCGAGGTATTGAGAAAACTTCTTTAAACGAGAAAATATATTATGCGTTTTTAGGCATTCCTTATGCTGAGCCTCCGATAGGAGATCTAAGATTCAAG GCTCCTcaacctttaaaaaatttcccaaaatatcTCGATGCTACTAAATTCAAAAGTAGCTGTATCCAATACAATGAGCTACACAAATTGGACATGGGCAGTGAAGATTGTTTGCATGTGAACATTTTTATTCCAAAA cttcctaCAACTGATTCGCTATCACCAGTGATGTTATATTTTCATGGAGGGTCGTATTTATGTCTAACTGCCAACTCAATGACCCCTCATTTACTCATTGAGCACGACATTGTCATCGTATCGTTTAATTTCAGATTGCACgctttag GATTTCTTGATTTGGGTATACCAGACTGTCCTGGAAATGTTGGCTTAAAAGATCAAGTGCTTGCTTTACAATGGGTTaaagaaaatatcaaatattttGGCGGTGATCCGGATAACATAACATTGTTTGGAATGAGTTCAGGAGCTGCATCTGCTCACATGTTGATCATGTCACCAATGCAccaaa ATTTAGCGAATAAATTAATCCTAATCGGAAGTAACGCTTTAAATACATGGCACGTGAACCCCGAACCATTGAAAATTGCTTTTGAATTGGGTCGAAAATTTGGATACGAAGGCGATGATAAGGAAGCGCTTTTGAAGTTGTTAAAATCTGTTTCCGCTGAAGAAATATTAAAAGCTGTACTGACgatttataaagaaaatatcAAG CTGCCGAGAAGTTACTCGTTTCGACCTACTGTGGAATGCATCAAAGAAGGAGCATTTTTACCAGACTTGCCCCAAAAATTATGGAGAGAAGTAAATAACATAACCGTAATTAATGggataaatgaaaatgaaggaaCAGTCATTCTGAGAAATCCAG aGTTTGCTCAACTAATCGTTCAACATGATGCTCTGAAAAATGTCATATTTGATATGACGTCTGTTAAAGAAGATTTTCTAGAAAGTATGTTCCAAGAGATAATTTCTTTCTACGGAATAGCTGAAAAGGATAACCCAGAAAATTACGTAGCGAGGGTGAAT CTTCTTACAGATTTATTGCTAAGACACGTTTATACAATACCTGAATTTTTACCCTCAATTTCAAGTACATGTTCACTTTATAACTATCAATTTGCGTATCGTGGAACCCGTAACATAATGACAAATGCATGGAAAGAACGTATACCGCAAAATATAATAGAAG gtacTTTTCACGCTGATGATGTCGGTTACCTGGTTATTCAGAAGAAATGGAACACGCCAGAAAGTGATAGAAAAGTGGCACAAACAGTTTGCACTCTGTggacaaattttgtaaaatacgg AAATCCTAACggcgaaattttcaataatttatggGTTCCTTCATCCAAAGAAAATCCGTGCTActtacaaatagatgaaaacttgactatgaaaaatgaagattttaatTTGGAGAgagccaatttttggaaacatttgaCAGAAAAATATTCTTTATGA
- the LOC135832592 gene encoding carboxylic ester hydrolase-like has translation MTSNTIKFKDSEIQGREDISWHGKKYYSFLGIPYAEPPIGDLRFLPPKPVKNYPKHIDATGFKNCCIQYYGPKLIVGSEDCLYLNIFIPKRPSPNTLLPVNFFIHGGSHRTFSSNTIMPLLLIEYDFITVTFNYRLHALGFLNLGVPDCPGNVGLKDQLCALQWVKDNIKYFGGDSENITLCGMSSGASSAHMMVMSPLFKNLSKKLILCGGHALSAWNLNPSPLKLAFKLGRKFGYDGNNKEKLLNLLKSLSAEKLLEAIRMIGNENLEMPSCHSFQPSIECIKEGAFLPDHPKNLWKNVNSISIINGINENEGIYFLRNLEFYRLASHFETLKVIIADLTSVRKEFLENMFEEIISFYKITESDDQENFDAKLRLFTDLILKDYYTTFDFLHKSSHSYSIFNYRFTYCGENNKMMNIWRRQLKWNIEGTYHVDEYGYAVINKDFHLSGKDMEVAHNICTLWGNFIKYGNPNREILNNLWLPSTEEMPCYLEIGENLHLRNGYTNPEQAAFWKYLSSKYNL, from the exons ATGACGTCGaatacaataaaatttaaagattcaGAAATTCAAGGAAGAGAGGATATTTCTTGGCacggaaaaaaatattactcgtTTTTAGGAATCCCATATGCTGAGCCACCAATTGGAGACTTGCGATTTTTG CCACCAAAACCAgtgaaaaattaccccaaacATATTGACGCAACtggatttaaaaattgttgtatTCAGTACTACGGACCAAAACTGATCGTTGGTAGTGAAGACTGTTTATATCTGAATATCTTCATTCCAAAG CGTCCTTCTCCCAACACCTTACTACCTGTTAACTTTTTCATACATGGCGGCAGTCATAGAACATTTTCTTCTAATACCATCATGCCTCTTTTATTAATTGAGTACGATTTTATAACCGTAACTTTTAATTATAGACTGCATGCTCTAG gtTTCTTAAATTTAGGTGTGCCTGACTGTCCTGGAAACGTTGGTTTAAAAGATCAATTGTGCGCTTTACAATGGGTTAAAGATAATATTAAATATTTCGGGGGTGACTCTGAAAATATTACGTTATGTGGGATGAGTTCAGGAGCTTCGTCAGCTCATATGATGGTCATGTCTCCATTGTTTAAGA atctatcaaaaaaattaattttatgcgGCGGGCATGCTCTAAGTGCTTGGAATTTGAACCCATCTCCGTTAAAATTAGCTTTCAAATTGGGTCGTAAGTTTGGATACGATGGCAACAATAaggaaaaacttttgaatttacTAAAATCCTTATCAGCGGAGAAGTTACTGGAAGCCATAAGAATGATTGGTAATGAAAACTTggag ATGCCAAGCTGTCATTCGTTTCAACCATCAATCGAATGCATCAAAGAAGGAGCTTTTCTACCAGACCAtccaaaaaatttatggaaaaatgtaaattctatATCAATAATTAATGGCATAAACGAAAATGAAGGAATATATTTCTTGAggaatttag AATTTTACAGACTTGCATCTCACTTTGAAACACTGAAAGTTATAATTGCAGACTTGACCTCTGTAAGAAAAGAGTTCTTAGAAAATATGTTCgaagaaataatttcattttataaaataactGAATCAGACGATCAAGAAAATTTCGATGCTAAACtaaga CTTTTCACTGATTTAATTCTCAAAGACTACTATActacatttgattttttgcataaatCTTCCCATtcgtattcaattttcaactataGATTTACATACTGCggagaaaataataaaatgatgaatataTGGCGACGTCAATTGAAGTGGAATATCGAAG GGACTTATCATGTGGATGAGTATGGTTATGCAGTAATAAACAAAGACTTCCACTTGTCCGGAAAAGATATGGAAGTAGCACACAACATTTGCACGTTATGgggtaatttcatcaaatacgg GAATCCAAACAGAGAAATTCTCAATAATCTATGGCTTCCGTCAACTGAAGAAATGCCCTGTTATTtggaaattggtgaaaatttacacTTGAGAAATGGATACACCAATCCAGAACAAGCGgcattttggaaatatttgtcATCGAAATATAATttatga